Part of the Mauremys reevesii isolate NIE-2019 linkage group 4, ASM1616193v1, whole genome shotgun sequence genome is shown below.
TCAGTGACCcctggtgtaaatccggagtgaCCCCACTGGTGCCaatggagccagggctgggtccCGGCTCGGTGaccctggtgtaaatccggagtgaCCCCACTGACGCcagtggggtcagggctggctcctgagctctctgtgtctgggACCCAGCACAGGCCAATGCTGGAGGTGCACGGCTGGTCCATACAGCCCATTAccgcccccccaccctcccatccccgcCGGTTCCAACTCCCACCTCTTCTCTCCACAGTGTGCGGGCGCCAGGGCCCCACGAAGCGAATCGTGGGGGGCTCGGAGGTGCGGGACGGGGAGTGGCCCTGGCAGGTCAGCCTGAGACTCAACGGCACCCACCACTGCGGGGGGTCCCTCATCGCGCCACAGTGGGTGCTGACGGCAGCTCACTGCTTCAGAAAGTGAGTATCagggtgctcctcactcccgacccgcagcccctgccagcccagccccccccacagctctgccggtgcccctcactcccgacccgcagcccctgccagccctgcccccccagctctgctggtgcccctcactcccgacccgcagcccctgctagcccagccccgggctcctcTCACTGCTGTTCTCCGTCTCTAGGACCAGGAACCCGTCCCGATTCTCAGTGCTCCTTGGGACCCACAAGCAGCTGCTCTCCAGCCCGCCTGCCGTCATCGCCTCCGTGGGGCAGATTGTCCCCAACCCCCGCTACGGGGGCAAAGTCTCCAGTGGGGACATCGCCCTGGTCCGGCTGGAGAGGCCCGTGAACCTCACCGACCGCATCGTCCCCATCTGCCTCCCGGACGCCCAGGCCCAGTTCCTGCCAGAGACCAAGTGCTGGGTCACCGGGTGGGGGGAGGTCAAAGACAGAGGTGAGCGAAGCGtgtggctggggttgggggagcgGAGAGACGGTCCTGCCGTGGGGAGGGAGGACACAGAAAATCTGGGGCACGGCTGTGCTGGAaagtgtgggtgggggaagggattgtGCCCCCCCCAGTCCATGccgctgggcagggggaggggcggtgGGTGTGACTCTcacgctgccccctcccacagcaggggACGGCAAAGCCCCAGAGATGCTGCAGAAGCTGGAGGTGCCCATCATCGCCCAGGCAACGTGCGACGCCTTCTACCGCAAGGGCAAACGGCAGAGTATCCAGGAGGACATGCTGTGCGCCGGGTACACCGAAGGGGGCAAGGACGCCTGTCAGGtgagagccctgccccagagccagctgcatctcggagctgggtgggggggttcCCAGAGAAAcagctcccccatcccaccccagaggtggctgcatctcagcgctgggcgaggggtccacacataaccagcccccaccccagaggggccatGTCTCAGCACTGGATGCGGGGGCCCTCTGGGAATATCCCCTGCGCCCCAACCCAGTGGGGCCACATCTCGGCGCTGGGCAAGGGGGTCCCTGAAT
Proteins encoded:
- the LOC120403314 gene encoding serine protease 27-like isoform X2 — translated: MGRGTLLALLTLAGLLGDGPQAGSCLAQSVCGRQGPTKRIVGGSEVRDGEWPWQVSLRLNGTHHCGGSLIAPQWVLTAAHCFRKTRNPSRFSVLLGTHKQLLSSPPAVIASVGQIVPNPRYGGKVSSGDIALVRLERPVNLTDRIVPICLPDAQAQFLPETKCWVTGWGEVKDRAGDGKAPEMLQKLEVPIIAQATCDAFYRKGKRQSIQEDMLCAGYTEGGKDACQGDSGGPLVCKMGQSWVQAGVVSWGEGCAQKNRPGVYVRVTSYHGWLQETVPGLAFVQGTTNGTAHGSVADRNREKKFKDGSFSHAPMVLANTLLLAACALHLI